GCGGCGACTGCTTCGGCATGGCGGACGCGCCCGGCAATGCCGATGGTCATGTTGCCGGCGACATATCGCTGCTCGCGGTAGGCGAGGATCGTCGCAAGGGGAATATTTTGGACGCTTTCGATTGTCCCCCCGATCAGCCGCCGCGCTGGGTGAATGCGGAAGACATTGCTGTAGAACAGGTCGCCCGCAAGCGCCCCCGGCGTGTTCTGTCGCCGGTTCAGCTCTTCGAAGACGACCCGCCGCTCGCGGTTGAAGTGCTCCTCGGGGAAGGTGCTGTCGAGCAGCATATCGGCAAGCACATCGAGCGCCAGCCGGAACTCCTCGGCGGGCACCGCGATGAAGTAGTCGGTCAGCTCCCAACTGGTTGTGGCGTTGATCTCGCCGCCGACAGCTTCAATGGCGCCGAAAACGGCTTGGTTGCTCGGCCGGCGGGAAGTGCCGAGAAAGTGGGCGTGCTCGAGCCAGTGAGAGCCGCCGCTTGTGGTATCGTCTTCATCCCGCGAGCCGGCGCGCACGGCCACAACGACAGCGACGGTGGAGGAGTCGAGCCGCTCTTTGGTCAGGACGAGCAGACCGTTCGGCAAGAGCGTCGCCCGTTCGGCCAGCTCAGAAACGATCCCGCCAACAGGCAGCTCCCCGGTGGTGGCGATGCCGCCCTCCGCTCCTTCAATGACGGCCGAAGCGTGGACGGACGCTCGCCCAGCCGGGAGGCGCAGCCGCGCCCCGTACGGGCCGTCGCTTTCCCCGCTCCACGCAATGTGGTCTTCGCGGACAACGCCGGCGGCGCTGGGAGGGTCGCCGCTCCATACCGCCTCGACGGCGGCTCCCGGCGGCAGACTGAGGCGGACGGTTCGTCGGCCAGGCGGCAGCCCGCGGGGGACGATCCCCACCTCAACGCCGCCGGGCAGCCCCTGCGCCCACAGCACAAGCGTTGGCGGGCTGACCGAGGTTGGGATGATCTCTGCTGTGACCACTGGCTCCGTCATTCTGGGACGCGCTGTCCCGCTGGAGTTGTCTGGCTATTGACTGTACGGGTGAATGGAGTGGCTGTCAACCGAGCGCGCAGGCTCCTCCCGCTCAGGCCGGCGCTGGCTGGCGAGTGGGCGCCGCGCGGCGCCGTGCCGGCGGCTTCGGCTTGGCGGCAAGGCCGAAGAAGACGCAGCCCAACAGCGAAAGGAGCGCGAGGATCGTGAACCCAAGGCGGTAATCGCCGGTCTGGTCGGCGAAATAGCCGGCAATCAGCGGTCCGCTGACGCTTCCCACCGTCACAATCATGTTCGAGACCCCAAAGATCTTGCCGAAAGCGGCCCGGCCGAAATAGTCGGCGCGGATCGCCGCCATCAGCGGCCCGCGCACGCCCCACGCGCCGCCGTGCAAGATCGCGAAGAGCACGACCATCCAGAACTCAGTGGCATAGGCGAGCGCCAGCAAGCCGGCAGCGTGGCCGAGCATTGCAAGGGCACTGATCGCCCGCTTGCTGAACCGGTCGCCCACGTAGCCGCCGACAAGCTGGCCGACAAACGACATCACCGTCGTGATGGTGACGGCGCTCGCCGCAACTTCGAGCGGAACGGCGAGCGATTGGCTGACGGCCGGCACGAGATGGACTGACATCGAGGCGACAATCAGCAATG
This region of Dehalococcoidia bacterium genomic DNA includes:
- a CDS encoding insulinase family protein, with protein sequence MVTAEIIPTSVSPPTLVLWAQGLPGGVEVGIVPRGLPPGRRTVRLSLPPGAAVEAVWSGDPPSAAGVVREDHIAWSGESDGPYGARLRLPAGRASVHASAVIEGAEGGIATTGELPVGGIVSELAERATLLPNGLLVLTKERLDSSTVAVVVAVRAGSRDEDDTTSGGSHWLEHAHFLGTSRRPSNQAVFGAIEAVGGEINATTSWELTDYFIAVPAEEFRLALDVLADMLLDSTFPEEHFNRERRVVFEELNRRQNTPGALAGDLFYSNVFRIHPARRLIGGTIESVQNIPLATILAYREQRYVAGNMTIGIAGRVRHAEAVAAVEEAFARLPSGAWVHRPVVIEPAPEEAREVRVSLGERQAYLMMGGLAPAATSDDRDAFIVLDAILDHPGRRLASEIRDRRGLATSVGTSYFGLTDTGAWAASAVTTPDKLDEVKTLILAELQRVRDEPVSQQEIDDAVRSIRGSRQIAEERNLGQARRLARDAALGLLEPWEHWLERLDRITPADVQRVARAYLDLDHLTTVVVTF